One Sulfitobacter sp. M39 genomic window, CGGGCCCGGGACCAAGGGCGAGCATATTCGGCCATAGCAGCGTGGCGCAGACCAGCGCCAGCTGTGCACCCGAGGCCACGCCAAGGGTCGTCGGATCGGCCAGCGGATTGCGCAACACCGCCTGCATCAAAGCGCCGGACAGCCCCAGAAGCGCCCCGATCAGCAGGGCAATCACCGCCCGCGGCATCAACCCGAAGGCAAAGAGGATCTGTTCGGGCGACAGGTCTTGCAGCCCTGCGACGGGCAGCACCCATTGCGCAGCGGGCAATGCGGCAAGTGCAGCGATGGTCCATAAACCAGCCGCGCCGATGGCGGCCACAAGGGGTAGTGTCAAAAAGGGCGGTCGGATCATGCGGCTTCCAGCGCGGTCACAAGATGAGCGGCAAAACGCAGCCCGGAAGGCGCGCCGCCAAAGGGCATCTGATCGGGCAGATACGACACGCGACCCGCCCGCACGGGCGGCAGCGCGGACCAAAGCGCGCTTTGGCCAATCGCGCGCCGTGCGGTCACTGGCAAAGAGCCCGCGATGACCAAATGCGCCTGCTGAAAATCGATCAATCTGGACAGAGGGACCGGGGCATTGAACCCGAATTCAGTATCGCCGCCCCACGCATTTGTAAGGCCGATCCGGCGAAGCGCTCCGCCATACAGGCTGTCGGTGCCATAGATCTGCACATGACGTGCATCCCCCACCGTCATCACCACAAAGGGTCGCGCGGCAAAGCCTGTCACCCGTGCGCGCAGCGCATCGAAAGCGGTCTCAAAGTCCCGACGCACCCGGTGGCCAACATCGCCGCGGTCCAGCTGTATTGCCAACGTCTCCAGCGCCGACAGCGCCTTGGGCAGCGCCGGTTCGGTCGGGATGAACATATTTTGCGTGAACACCGGAGCAATACGACCCAACTGCGGTTCAACGAAACTGTAGAAATTTGACGACAGGATCAGGTCAGGGGCGACAAGGCTCAGCGCCTCGAGGTTGGGGCTGCCGCGCAACCCGACATCCGCACAGCCCGGCGGCAGCGTCACCGCCGTACCGCGCAGGAACTGACGTTTTTCCGCCACGGCAACCAGCGGCAGGTCGAGGGCGGCAGCGGTTTCCGCCATCGCCCAGTCAATCGCGGCGAGGCGCGATCCCCCCCAACCGCGTGCGCCGCGCGCACGAGATGCCACAAGAGCGCAGGCTCCTGTGGCAATGATCGCGCGGCGCGTGAGGGCGATGGGTTTTACCACTTCTTGGACAGCGTCGCAGAGATCGTGCGCCCGTCGCCATAGTAGGTCGAGAAATAGCCCACCGACGAGACATAGGCTTCGTCTGTCAGATTGGTCACATTGACCTGTAGCTCGGTGCCGTCATCGAAGTCATAGGACACAGCCGCATCCAGCAGCGTCACAGAGTCGAGCTGATTGGCATTGGCGTTGAACGCATAGCGTTCCCCGATGAACCGCGCGCCTGCGCCCACGGTCAGCCCGGCAAGCGGCCCGCCCTGAATCTCTTTCGATGCCCAAAGCTTGAAGGTATGTTTCGGGGTCAGCCCCAGTTCGTTGCCATTGTTGTCACCGCCGATGATCTCGCTGTCGGTAAAGGAATAGCCGCCCATCACGCTCCAGCCGTCGGCCAGATTGGCACGGCCTTCCAGCTCAATCCCGCGGATGCGGGATTTGCCGACCTGATCATAGGCCCGCACCCCGGCCCCATTCTGTACATAGACGGGGCGGTTCTTTTCTTCGAGCTGATAGACCGAGGCCGACAAATAGGCATCAAGGGTGGCGGGCAGGTATTTCGCGCCAACTTCCCATTGCTCGCCCGTGGTCGGGTCAAGCGCTGTGCCCATATCGCCCGGCTCTGCAAAGCTTTGGAACGAGGTGCCATAGGACAGATAGGCCGACACGCCATTGTCCCAGACATAGCCAAGGCTTGCCTGACCGGTGGTGGCGCTGTCGTCGCGTGTCAGATCAACGGTGCCGGGCGTGCCGCCAGAGCCCGGAACGGTGTAGAGCGTGTTGGACTGCCCTTCGGATTTGTTTCGATCATGGCGCAGGGCCAGACCAGCGCGCCAATTGCCATATTCGATTTCGTCGCTGGCGTAGATGCCGACCTGTTCCACGGTCACGTTTTTGTTCGCATACCAGCTTGCCCCGTCGCGCACCGGCGTGACCGGGCTGTAGTCTGGCGCGGCAAAATCAATGCTGTCCTGACCATAGTAAAACACGCTGAGCGCAGATTCTTCGAACCGGCTGGCGTCGATACCAAAGGCCAGATCATGCAGCACACCGCCGGTCAGCGCCGAGCCTTCAAGCCGCAGGTCCGTGGCATAAGACGTCACATCTTCGTCTTGCAACAGCTGTGTGCGCGCCACATCGGTGCCGGTCACGCCGCCGACAGAAAGGTTGGAATAGGACCAGTCGAATTTCGTGACGCCCGTGTTGCTGACCAGCCGCCAGCCATTATCGAACGTGTGGGTGACCTGCGCGCCCAGATTAAGCACCTTGCGGTCGCCGTATTCCAATGCCTCATTGCCAAAGTAGAAGTCGCGCAGGTCTTCGTCGGAACGGGTGCCGACCAGCCCGTTGGGCACGCCCGAGGGGGAATCCGGGTCGTCATCCTGATAGGACAGCAGGAACTCCACCGTCGTCGCATCGGTCGCCTGGTATTTCGCGGCAAAGCCCAGATAGGCCCCGGGGTTGTCGTATTCATCGATCCCCAGAACGCGATTGCCCGCCTTGCCGACGATGCGGTAGGCAAACCGGTCATCGACCACGCGGTTGGCATCGCCAAAGACATAATAGGACCCGTTGCCATCCGCATGCAGGCCCAGCTCGGTCGTGTCGCCATCAGATTGCGCGCGTTTCTGGATCAGGTTCACCAGCCCGGCGGGCGACCCTGCCCCGTATAGCACCGAATTGGGGCCGCGCAGAAGCTCCACCCGTTCCATGCCATAAAGATCAAGCGAGGGCGCGCCATAGTTCGGACGCGTAGAGCGGCTGAATTGCAACCCGTTGAGGTAGATCTGGTTTTGCAGGTCAGCCCCGCGGACCGAAATTGAATCAAACCGCGGATCGGCCCCATAGGCTTCGGTCACGACACCCGCCGCATAGCCAAGCGCCTCTGACAGATTGTTGGCGGCCGTATCCTCGATCTGGTCGGTGGTGACCACCGTGACGGAGGACGGCGTTTCCAGCAAGGACCGCCCGCTTTTGGTCGACGCCGTGGTGCCCGCGGCATAGCCCACCACCGGGCCGGTCGGGTCTTCTTCGGACTGGATGATGATCTCGCCCAGATCGACGGCGTCCTGCGCCGTCGCCACACCGGCAGACAGGGCCAGCGCGCTGGTTCCCAGCATCAAGAAAAAGGTGAACTTCATGGATATACGTCCCGCTGCTTATTTTTCCGAGTATTTAACTCAGTTATAAGGCGACGTCTTGAACACATCCGCCGTCATTTGTCCCAATCCGCTGTAAACGTATCACTGAATATCGCGTCGCCACTGCGATGGCGGCACCCCGACAGACCGGCGAAAGACCCGTGACAGATGGGCCTGATCGGAAAACCCGGTTGCCGCGGCGATGTCGGCAAGGGGGCGTCCGGGGTCGGCCATCATCTCCTTGGCGGCGACGACGCGACACTCGGCGATCCAGCGTTGCGGCGACAGACCCGAGGTTTGCTTGAACGCGCGGCTGAACCAGCTTTCGGAGAGCCCCGCCAAATCGGCCAGTTCGCCCACACCGACGGGGCGAAATATATTCTGCGCCATGTACTGCCGAACCGCCGTCATATGCTGAGGCGACAGCCCGCCGGACGCAGGCAGGCTGTTTTGCACTGGCGGGTCCATCACTGCGCCCAAAAGGGATTGCAGCAGGCCTTCCAAGACCATCGTCCCGCGTTGAGGGGTCTCCACTTCGCGGGCCGCCAGACGGCCAAGGGTCAGCAACACGCTATCCTCCGGCGCAAACATCACGCGGCGGGGCAGCTCTGATACGCCGATCGCACCAAGCCGTGTCTGCAATGCGGCCGCATCAAAATGGAAATCGATATGGCTGAGCCTTTGGGCCTTGCCGAGCCTGCTCCACAACGGGGTGCCCGCCGGTACAAAGAAAGCCCGCGTTCCGAATTGGGCCGTCGCCCCCTCGCCCGTTCGAAGCGCGATCAGCGGCGGGCTGTCATCCAGAAAGACGACAAGGCGCGGATCGGGTGCGGTGTAATACCCGCCACCGCCTTGGTCCCCGTCGACATGCCAGACATCTGCGATAGCCCCTGACAAGGGCCGAAACCG contains:
- a CDS encoding ABC transporter substrate-binding protein; translated protein: MASRARGARGWGGSRLAAIDWAMAETAAALDLPLVAVAEKRQFLRGTAVTLPPGCADVGLRGSPNLEALSLVAPDLILSSNFYSFVEPQLGRIAPVFTQNMFIPTEPALPKALSALETLAIQLDRGDVGHRVRRDFETAFDALRARVTGFAARPFVVMTVGDARHVQIYGTDSLYGGALRRIGLTNAWGGDTEFGFNAPVPLSRLIDFQQAHLVIAGSLPVTARRAIGQSALWSALPPVRAGRVSYLPDQMPFGGAPSGLRFAAHLVTALEAA
- a CDS encoding TonB-dependent siderophore receptor, yielding MKFTFFLMLGTSALALSAGVATAQDAVDLGEIIIQSEEDPTGPVVGYAAGTTASTKSGRSLLETPSSVTVVTTDQIEDTAANNLSEALGYAAGVVTEAYGADPRFDSISVRGADLQNQIYLNGLQFSRSTRPNYGAPSLDLYGMERVELLRGPNSVLYGAGSPAGLVNLIQKRAQSDGDTTELGLHADGNGSYYVFGDANRVVDDRFAYRIVGKAGNRVLGIDEYDNPGAYLGFAAKYQATDATTVEFLLSYQDDDPDSPSGVPNGLVGTRSDEDLRDFYFGNEALEYGDRKVLNLGAQVTHTFDNGWRLVSNTGVTKFDWSYSNLSVGGVTGTDVARTQLLQDEDVTSYATDLRLEGSALTGGVLHDLAFGIDASRFEESALSVFYYGQDSIDFAAPDYSPVTPVRDGASWYANKNVTVEQVGIYASDEIEYGNWRAGLALRHDRNKSEGQSNTLYTVPGSGGTPGTVDLTRDDSATTGQASLGYVWDNGVSAYLSYGTSFQSFAEPGDMGTALDPTTGEQWEVGAKYLPATLDAYLSASVYQLEEKNRPVYVQNGAGVRAYDQVGKSRIRGIELEGRANLADGWSVMGGYSFTDSEIIGGDNNGNELGLTPKHTFKLWASKEIQGGPLAGLTVGAGARFIGERYAFNANANQLDSVTLLDAAVSYDFDDGTELQVNVTNLTDEAYVSSVGYFSTYYGDGRTISATLSKKW
- a CDS encoding helix-turn-helix domain-containing protein yields the protein MSGAIADVWHVDGDQGGGGYYTAPDPRLVVFLDDSPPLIALRTGEGATAQFGTRAFFVPAGTPLWSRLGKAQRLSHIDFHFDAAALQTRLGAIGVSELPRRVMFAPEDSVLLTLGRLAAREVETPQRGTMVLEGLLQSLLGAVMDPPVQNSLPASGGLSPQHMTAVRQYMAQNIFRPVGVGELADLAGLSESWFSRAFKQTSGLSPQRWIAECRVVAAKEMMADPGRPLADIAAATGFSDQAHLSRVFRRSVGVPPSQWRRDIQ